From the genome of Drosophila melanogaster chromosome 2L, one region includes:
- the nub gene encoding nubbin, isoform D: MVMSELRWHTASPEDNKNSLKRDLLKSTPTSAREAAVHIMQNRYISRLSRSPSPLQSNASDCDDNNSSVGTSSDRCRSPLSPALSLSHQQAKRQLMSLQPHPAHHHHNPHHLNHLNHHQYKQEEDYDDANGGALNLTSDNSRHSTQSPSNSVKSATASPVPVISVPSPVPPMISPVLAPSGCGSTTPNSMAAAAAAAAAVASTMGSGISPLLALPGMSSPQAQLAAAGLGMNNPLLTGSLSPQDFAQFHQLLQQRQVALTQQFNSYMELLRSGSLGLAQDDPALTAQVAAAQFLMQSQLQALSQASQQLQALQKQQQRQVDEPLQLNHKMTQQPRSSTPHSIRSPIAIRSPASSPQQLHHHHHHPLQITPPSSAASLKLSGMLTPSTPTSGTQMSQGTTTPQPKTVASAAAARAAGEPSPEETTDLEELEQFAKTFKQRRIKLGFTQGDVGLAMGKLYGNDFSQTTISRFEALNLSFKNMCKLKPLLQKWLDDADRTIQATGGVFDPAALQATVSTPEIIGRRRKKRTSIETTIRGALEKAFLANQKPTSEEITQLADRLSMEKEVVRVWFCNRRQKEKRINPSLDSPTGADDDESSYMMH; this comes from the exons ATATCAGTCGCCTGTCGCGTTCGCCATCGCCACTTCAATCGAATG CTTCCGATTGCGATGATAACAACTCGAGTGTGGGCACCTCGAGCGATCGCTGCCGATCTCCTTTGAGTCCTGCGCTCTCCTTGAGCCACCAGCAGGCCAAACGCCAGCTGATGTCGCTGCAGCCCCACCCGGCACACCATCATCACAATCCGCACCATTTGAACCACCTGAACCACCATCAGTACAAACAGGAGGAGGATTACGATGACGCCAATGGTGGGGCATTGAATTTAACCAGCGACAATAGTCGCCACAGCACTCAGTCTCCATCGAATTCGGTGAAATCGGCCACAGCATCGCCGGTTCCGGTAATTTCAGTGCCCTCGCCAGTGCCGCCCATGATCTCTCCGGTTTTGGCTCCCTCGGGTTGTGGCTCCACCACACCCAATTCCATGGCAGCAGCGGCtgcagccgccgccgctgTGGCATCCACCATGGGTAGTGGCATCTCGCCGTTGCTGGCCCTGCCGGGAATGTCCTCGCCACAGGCTCAACTCGCAGCAGCTGGCTTGGGCATGAACAATCCACTGCTGACTGGATCACTGTCGCCACAGGATTTTGCCCAGTTCCATCAGCTATTGCAGCAACGTCAAGTTGCGTTGACACAGCAGTTCAACAGCTACATGGAGCTGCTGCGAAGTGGTTCCCTGGGCCTGGCACAGGACGATCCGGCACTGACCGCCCAGGTGGCGGCAGCCCAGTTCCTAATGCAGAGCCAACTGCAGGCCCTCAGTCAGGCCAGTCAGCAATTGCAGGCACTgcagaagcaacagcagcgccAGGTGGATGAGCCACTGCAGCTGAACCACAAGATGACGCAACAGCCACGCAGTTCCACACCGCACTCGATCCGCAGCCCCATCGCAATTCGCAGTCCGGCCAGCTCACCCCAGCAGTtgcaccatcaccaccaccatccaCTGCAAATCACGCCGCCCAGCTCGGCGGCCAGTTTGAAATTGAGTGGTATGCTGACGCCCAGTACGCCCACCAGTGGCACCCAGATGAGCCAGGGCACCACCACGCCGCAGCCCAAGACGGTGGCcagtgctgcagctgctcggGCAGCGGGCGAGCCATCGCCGGAGGAAACCACCGATCTAGAAGAGTTGGAGCAGTTTGCCAAGACCTTCAAGCAGCGGCGAATCAAGCTGGGCTTCACCCAGGGCGATGTGGGTCTGGCCATGGGCAAACTGTATGGCAATGACTTCTCGCAGACCACCATTTCACGTTTCGAGGCCCTCAATCTGAGCTTCAAGAACATGTGCAAGCTGAAGCCGCTGCTCCAGAAGTGGTTGGATGACGCCGATCGCACCATCCAGGCCACCGGTGGTGTCTTCGATCCTGCCGCCTTGCAGGCCACCGTCAGCACACCGGAGATCATTGGTCGCCGTCGCAAGAAGCGCACCTCCATCGAGACCACCATTCGCGGTGCTCTGGAGAAGGCCTTTCTGGCCAACCAGAAGCCCACCTCAGAGGAGATCACTCAGCTGGCCGATCGTCTGAGCATGGAGAAGGAGGTGGTGCGCGTGTGGTTCTGCAACCGTCGGCAGAAGGAGAAGCGCATCAATCCCTCCCTGGACAGTCCCACGGGCGCCGATGACGACGAGTCCTCCTATATGATGCACTAA